A stretch of DNA from Triticum dicoccoides isolate Atlit2015 ecotype Zavitan chromosome 2A, WEW_v2.0, whole genome shotgun sequence:
TTGGGTGGGTGAAGCGCTCCGCAGAATAAGTCAGGTTCCGACCGCGTGCTATATTCCTTTccaattttttacatgtttttttaaTTGAGAATGGTGGCCCCATATGGTATAGCAGCCCAATGCCATGGAATTAAATGTGTTGGGCCCACCCCACCTGATACGCGCATTCGTAGAAGGGCTAGTTGTGGTGGCATCATGCTTTTGACTTTTAATGATATATctttgaatttcatcaaatttcagTAGACAGCGAAATATTTACCTTTCGGCCAAAATATATCAGTCATTTCAATTGTACAcatgaattcaaatatttttcaacattttttcatttttttaaactttcgAGTGAATATTTTGGTCTTTTGGTCAAAATGCAAACTGACATTACTGGAACTTAGTAATTTTGGTAGGTACTGAAATGAAAAAACATGGGTGCCATGGCATGCAGGCCCACCCTGTGATCAATATATAATCTCCCACTAAATCCAGGTGGGGGCTAGTTTCCCTAAAATAATGAATAATCCAAGGGAACGGAAATATCACTGCACACTTTCCTAATAGGGGCGTGGACAGCCAGTCGGNNNNNNNNNNNNNNNNNNNNNNNNNNNNNNNNNNNNNNNNNNNNNNNNNNNNNNNNNNNNNNNNNNNNNNNNNNNNNNNNNNNNNNNNNNNNNNNNNNNNNNNNNNNNNNNNNNNNNNNNNNNNNNNNNNNNNNNNNNNNNNNNNNNNNNNNNNNNNNNNNNNNNNNNNNNNNNNNNNNNNNNNNNNNNNNNNNNNNNNNNNNCCACCCAAAAAATAATTCAAGTTAATATAATTTTAGCCTGGCATGCGTGTACCTCCACGATATCGATGTAATGGGCTGCTGGTGTCTGCAACTAATTGTTTCGTAATGTTATGACTGAATATGGATTTTCTCATGAGACATATAGGGTTTCTGCCTCTTAGGCAGGTTTTATGACAAAATTGATAGTTTCGTCATGGAAGGTCCCATGTTTATGACACGAACACCAAACATCGCAGTTAATTCATTGTAGAAGGCCAAAATattactagtacaagctatcttgggGCTCATCAATTGGATATGTAATTTGCACATATTTGTGCCCTCTACACGTTCTTAGGTTTATTGGAATTTCTGTAATACTGCAAAAAAATAGTATATAATTGTGGTGTAAAATGGTTAGAAAAAGTGACATGTCTTTCATGAACCGATGCAGGAATATGGCTCACATGACAAGTGCATTATGGTAGGTTTGTCCTTGTCTTGTTATGACACCTTTCTTTGTCCTTTTTTCTAGTTtcttatttgtttttttgtttttttgttattATCTGTTTCTCGTCAATTCCCTATTGTTTTGCCATTAGTTTTTAATGGGGTCTCACCATCTTTTATGTGTTTCTCCATAGTATTTTTTTGAAGTACTTTGGTATTCCATAACAATTTCCGTATTAGACAATACACAACATATGATTGAGCAAAAAATGCATGAGAAGAAAACAATGCAAGACATAGGCGTTTCCGGCTGCAAGGAAAGTAACCATTCCATCGATTGATGGCAAGACACTAATCCGTTGATTGCAtataatatatatgtatatgtatagccGGTGCTATAATTCTCATATGCATCCTCCTCGACCTACATTGGTAAGTGCTTACATACATATGCTCATATATTCACATATGAGTAGAACGAGAAGTAAAACTGAGAAAGCAGAGCCGCCGACAAATGTGACTAACATGACATGTATATCGGTTACTTCAACTTGCACTTTAGGCCTTGCCGGATTCCTCGCAGCCTGGTGGCCTGAAGGCAATGAAGCTGACGCATTGCACCTGGCGCATGTTGTCGAAGCCGATGACTCGGACATAGGCATCAGGGTACTCCTTCTTGACCtcctccacctcgttgagcacctgTGTGGCGTCGGTGCACCCGAACATAGGCAGCTTCCACATTGTCCAGTATCGACCGTCGTAGTACCCGGGGGAGCTGTTGTGCTCACGGAAGACGAAGCCAACCTTGCTGAACTCGAGGCAGGGCACCCACTTGGAGCGGATCAAGTAGTCGACCTGCTTCAAGAGGGCCTCCGTGGAGAGGGGTGGCAAGTAAGATAGGGTCTCGAACTTCTTGATGCCCTCAATTGGCCACACCTGAATAGATGGAATGAACACAATTGATCAACACTTAGTGCTTTTAGAAagacttagccataaggcaaaaattaCTCCTGATGGTCTGTCCATACATTGTGGGGGGTCTCCACAAGCAAGAAAGCTCAAGGGCAGCTCTTGCTTATGGGTAGTGTACGGGCATTAAAAATGATATTATCCAGTACACATTGCAATAAAAACGTTTTCCATTCACAAAGTTTATGAGTTAAATATTCCTACACATGTGAACCTGCTTACGGACTACATTGTGAGGTTTAGTTTGGCCTGGTATGTGGGTTACACGTCCTAAGGATAGCTTTGCCTATGTGCAGTGGAAATACCCGATAAATTAATCTGACAGCTTAGTGTCCGTAATCCTtcgtcaaaaaaattcaaaaaggaGCATATCCCCAGCCTTTGCATAAAGCGATGCACACTGTCATTTTTATTATGTTATTCAACAGAGTGTAACTTAACAAGTACGATTTTAAACCAAAGCCATTTTCGAGATGGACAAAATTGTTACACCTACAAGTACGATGATGTGCCTTGACCGCTCCATCCTTCGCAAAAATGATAATTAGTGTTCATACCTGCATGCATCTGATCCTTCCGCCATTGCTGACGCTGCTGAGGCCGGTGCTGCCGGAGCGGCAGCTGACGGGGAGGCCGGCGGTCGACTTGAGCCCCTGGAAGGGCGCGACGGTGGTGGCGGAAGAAGCCATCACGGCTGGGGCCATGGCGGAGTACGTAAATTGCTAGGTGGGGAGGCGATAGCTAGCTAGGCCACACTTGACTTGAGCTCTCCTCATGCCGCTCCAGTATATATCACCATATGACGCCCCAACAAGATTTCCAAGGGGTGGTCGTCGTTTGCCTGTTGCAAGGTGCCTTATCCCTCTGGATCAGCGGAAGAGGGGTGGCCCTCCGATGCATTGCGTGCGTGTGACTGCTGTACAAATGGTATAATAATTTTTGGATCGTTAGATTAGCACCTGCGCCTCTCTCCCCTAATCTGCCGTAGTTTTCATCTAAGGCTCCCACTAATTTTGATTTATTTTGTTTCCAAAAAGTCACTGCTCCCAGAAATTACTCCTCGAAGATTTGTGTCTGAGGTAATTGCACGGGTGGTGCTTGAACTTGTCATCGATGTTCACTTTAATACTTGAACTTGAAAAATACGTCCAACTAGTTATAGTACTTGGCACACTTGTTCGAATATGATTCAAACCTCGTTCGCATACATATGTGTTGCTAACTAGGCATGTCAGCATGGCGCAGGGCCCACTTGCAGTGCCGTGACTACTTGCAAAGTATACTCTATGTGGCAATCGGGTCCCACCGTGTGGCTGTCAAGGCTCCCACTaattttgatttattttattttcaaaAGGTTACTTCTCCCGAAAATTACTCCTCCAAGATTTGTGTTTGTGTCTCTCTACATGTGGTGGGGGCGGTGGGGAGGATAACGTTGTGCCTGTGAAGATGCACCCTACGCCTGTATAAGTAGCGCGCCAAGTTGGCCACACAGATACCGCGCACTGTCCGATGACGTGTACCCATCCACCTGCCGCCTAATACATGAATAGATAGGCGGCGAAACATCGACCAACACATAATGGTCGCACATTGATAGTATAGGGGATCGTAGCAGTCCTCAGTCTGATGAGATCACCTATTAAGGGATAGACTCGTCAGCACCAAACAAGCTACAACATATGGGGATCCTAATGCAAGATGCTCACCTACCAAACATAGTCGACCTGACAAACCACTTGGACGATACCAAGTCACTCGAATGAGCCAAGTACACTAGGTCATTTGGACGGAGTTCATCAATGTACGAATACACCAAACACTCGAAGGCACGAAGTACAACATGCAGAGAAGGCACCTGGGGCGTTGTGCAATTTAATAGAATTAGCATTACTAACTTTATTGCATCAATTACCTCTTGTAGTGGATCTAATAATTAGACATCTTTAaacacactggtagaaaaagggcctgttgtcccggttcgtaagggcctgttgtcccggttcctgaaccggaactaaagtgtcggtactaatgccctgtccctttagtcccggttcaatccagaaccgggactgatgggccttcaCGTggtctgtgcgcggagcccaggcaggagaccctttggtcccggttggtggcatcaaccgggaccaataggcattcacgcgtcagcatttctgtggctggggtttttttttttgaaaggggggggggttgggggttttggggggttaatttaggtgtttcatatattgtgttagctagctataattaatagagagaagtgtcatctcttatgtccgtgcttggtcgacgctatgtactatacatacgtataaaaaggactagacacgctagctagctagtaagcaaacgaaggaaacagaatatcgtcatgaacatatatgcatacagagagaagtgatatcgaccacctctccttctccgagagattggtcgaacaacaagttctcgtatatctatccgacactactggctacatatatacaacaattatctcttacaaatataatcatacggactcatggtccacatagtattcttcgtcttcagcgatcacgtggtcaagaaagaatgccgtcaattcctcttgaattgctcgcatgcgagctggtgctaggagttcatcccgcttccgaaacatttaatttgaagaagggggtcaatacatatatatatatacgaatgaatgaaactcaatacaaatgatggtaataaaataaaattgtgaatgttattatttacgtacttcatattgttcgtcagagtgcccgccccgctcacaggtcttgtggcggatggactcgcagacgtagtatccacagaaatcattcccttgttcctgccacaaccactttacaagaaatagaggtcaatcaaactgataagcaagaatgctaaatggtattgatgaaactagctcttgaatcactaggagatgcacggaacatgctactatagtacttactttcgggtgtctaaattccagctccttcggcagtcccggaacttttctggtgaattttctccaaaccctgccggacaaagaaaacaattacttgatatcaggaaatgaacaaagttgctgatatggtggataatgatcgatttaacttacttcttgaggatttcagtcatgtccgcatactcctggggatcttttcgtttagagtccaagacgattactactccctgctcaagcctaatctctaggagaatatagtgaaaactgcacacgcatgcataactcatcaattacattactataacctggactaatatataagggaaaccgaatatgcacaagacagtaacactcacttgaagttgtaaggaaagagtattatatctttgttttcatttttttgaatgaccgtagcaagttggcctcggtatctccgggacgatattcaacctcagttgcatctatgagatatgtgttaacgaacccaatatcatcgatttgtcttttcttcaattcggcgatcttcattctgcataatatagtgaggataattataaatacatgcaatgaaagagatgagctatatagagagacttaatgacagaagtagtagtacttacagacagtagcaggtgatcgttgttttattgagggccaattgattgaaaaactgatagaactcctcaaatggaataggcaacagttcaattccaacgaggtcatgctccggtttaactctcgcatacaaagtactcctccccccagactctctgcagattttcaagtaccaatcatgtaatcttcgcatcatcgttgttaaagatttttcatctttgacgagaggcttcccgtactcgtatctgtgtatctgcacctccatgggatcataatgtacatcgtcgggcaggtaatcgtcagcattgccataaccgggcaccatcctcggatcaacgatatcgctaggcaccttgaggggggggggcacgattgcttcgcttgttcgccgagctgggcactttgtttcccagctgctcgtcgttctttcagcctttgatcactgactgtacttcccgaccgctccgcttcggcccatgtctttgcaataatgcgctcatagttgcctttcggcggagacttgggtggttttgccagggcagccagagtgcgcttcactttcatcggatctaccttctcctccagaggtggatgtctctttgctctcaacccttgaaaccagtcacccacttcggttcgcgcgatcttcgtgttctcctccggggtcctctcgtatggtaacttctgtggactcttcagagaaggaccgaatctgtatgtcctcccgactctggttgtactgctagacgccgaccgagcagaagaAGCGGTtgccttctttacttgcttacgaggcggaggagaaggactacgacgcgtcggAGCAGCTGCTGGAGCGGCGGcgtgtctcttccgcccttgctgacgaggcggataaggaggaggctggctgctcgggcgcgccggcgcaggcggagtgccgccacgcgccggagaaggagccggccgagggccctgatcgtcactcgccggaggaggaggcggtgaagGAGGCAGAGTTCCCTgactcgccggagaaggaggaggagacggaggcgtccagttcggaaggttgatgagctccttccgccataggcatggagtcttcagagcagaccccagccgagtctccccttcaccggtagggtggtcaagctggaggtccccaaatccctccgttatttcatccaccatcaccctagcatatccttctggaatcggccggcagtgaaaagttgcgccgggttcagtaggataaacagagccaacagccgccttgaccttcaaattcatccattgcgtcataaggtggcaattttgagactccgtgatagcatccacgggatagctggcaggagccatcaaggcatgcttcggctgaagcagctcggtggaagccacgctacttctgcgctgagatggcggggtagcttcgtgggaagcttcggcagtacgattgctgcgatttgcttctcgttcctctatcgcgtctacccttgcttgcagcgcctgcatttgggtctgctgcacttttttcctcctctcatgggatttgtaaccgcctgcgtccggaaacccaaccttccatggaatggagcctggcgtgcctcgtgttcgtccagggtgctcaggattcccgagggccattgtgagctcgtcgttctctctgtctggaaagaacttcccttgctgcgctgcttcgatatactgcttaagcttcctggctagtatgtccatttgatcgttcgtccaaatgcacttccctgttacagggtccaaggttccgccagccccgaagaaccaagtctggcaacggtctggccagctaa
This window harbors:
- the LOC119353016 gene encoding ribulose bisphosphate carboxylase small chain PW9, chloroplastic gives rise to the protein MAPAVMASSATTVAPFQGLKSTAGLPVSCRSGSTGLSSVSNGGRIRCMQVWPIEGIKKFETLSYLPPLSTEALLKQVDYLIRSKWVPCLEFSKVGFVFREHNSSPGYYDGRYWTMWKLPMFGCTDATQVLNEVEEVKKEYPDAYVRVIGFDNMRQVQCVSFIAFRPPGCEESGKA